Proteins encoded together in one Bombiscardovia nodaiensis window:
- the murF gene encoding UDP-N-acetylmuramoyl-tripeptide--D-alanyl-D-alanine ligase, with translation MMMPMSLPEVAQAVSGRLEYPVAGGQRTHAEVDVVRSVVTDSRQVEPGALFVAVPGERSDGHDFVGRAAGLGACAALVSHLLPECALAQIVVDDTVKALGRLAAHNIERRRTLEAPFSVVGITGSVGKTTTKDLLAGMLTRLGPTVAPVGSFNNEIGLPLTALKVGPETRYLVAEMGASQVGDIAYLTSIVPPDIAVVLKVGVAHLGVFGSVERIAQAKSEIVQGLLPGGVSVLNADDERVAAMAQLSPGPVEWFGLSSSLRSGDGCSLDMTASHITSDAFGHPSFDLQARDEQPVPTRMSLSGTHNVMNALAAATVAHYLGLSTTAISQELAEHERISAHRMAVSQVERAGAHFTLIDDSFNANPDSMRAGLKALASWGAGGLGASKPYRIAVLGGMLELGEQTLDLHHSIGAYCAQLGLNALVAVGGEDAGLSAMAQAMVEGARAEYARLHAADSSQTETVLLAQGADQADKLVTELAGQHPGSVVLLKGSHFSGLSGVAQEWLGDRLGVVR, from the coding sequence TTGATGATGCCCATGAGTTTGCCGGAAGTGGCGCAAGCTGTTTCGGGCCGACTTGAGTATCCAGTTGCCGGGGGGCAGCGAACCCATGCCGAAGTTGATGTTGTGCGCAGTGTAGTGACGGATTCGCGGCAGGTGGAGCCAGGTGCTCTGTTTGTGGCGGTCCCGGGAGAGCGTTCGGACGGGCACGATTTCGTTGGCCGCGCCGCCGGGCTAGGAGCCTGTGCGGCTCTGGTGAGTCATCTGCTGCCCGAGTGTGCGCTGGCCCAAATCGTGGTTGACGACACGGTCAAGGCTCTGGGTCGGCTGGCTGCCCACAACATTGAACGCCGCAGAACCTTGGAGGCTCCCTTTAGTGTCGTTGGCATCACCGGGTCGGTCGGCAAGACGACCACGAAGGATCTGCTGGCGGGTATGCTGACTCGCTTGGGGCCCACAGTGGCTCCGGTAGGTTCGTTTAACAATGAGATTGGCCTGCCCTTAACGGCTCTGAAAGTGGGGCCTGAGACCCGCTATCTGGTGGCCGAAATGGGTGCCAGCCAGGTGGGAGACATTGCTTACCTAACTTCTATTGTGCCGCCCGACATTGCCGTAGTGCTCAAGGTTGGTGTGGCTCACCTGGGTGTATTTGGCTCGGTGGAACGCATAGCGCAGGCCAAGAGCGAGATTGTGCAAGGCCTCCTGCCTGGCGGTGTGAGCGTGCTCAATGCCGATGATGAGCGGGTGGCGGCCATGGCTCAGCTGAGTCCGGGACCGGTGGAATGGTTTGGACTGAGTTCTTCCCTGCGCTCAGGCGATGGGTGCTCGCTCGACATGACAGCCAGCCATATTACGAGCGACGCTTTTGGCCATCCCTCGTTTGACTTGCAAGCGCGCGACGAGCAGCCGGTTCCCACGCGCATGAGTTTGAGCGGCACCCACAATGTGATGAACGCGCTGGCAGCAGCCACAGTCGCTCACTACTTGGGGCTGAGCACGACCGCTATCAGCCAGGAGCTGGCCGAGCACGAGCGCATCAGCGCCCACCGGATGGCCGTGAGCCAGGTGGAGCGTGCAGGAGCGCACTTTACACTGATTGACGACTCCTTTAATGCCAACCCGGATTCCATGCGGGCCGGACTCAAGGCGCTCGCTTCCTGGGGAGCTGGCGGCCTGGGGGCTTCCAAGCCTTACCGCATAGCCGTATTGGGCGGCATGTTGGAACTGGGGGAGCAGACCCTGGATTTGCACCACTCAATCGGTGCTTATTGTGCTCAACTGGGACTGAATGCGCTGGTGGCGGTTGGCGGTGAGGACGCTGGTCTGTCAGCCATGGCTCAGGCTATGGTAGAAGGTGCACGGGCTGAGTACGCTCGGCTGCACGCTGCTGACTCGAGTCAGACGGAGACGGTCCTGCTGGCTCAGGGCGCGGACCAGGCTGACAAACTGGTCACTGAGCTCGCAGGTCAGCACCCCGGCAGCGTGGTCCTACTCAAGGGGTCGCACTTTTCGGGCTTGAGTGGTGTAGCGCAAGAATGGCTGGGCGATAGATTGGGAGTAGTACGGTGA
- the dtd gene encoding D-aminoacyl-tRNA deacylase gives MVQRVSAASVDVVDERSGEVDRSFAEQSIGAGLVLLVGVADSDGAQEVAYAARKIAGMRIFEDESGKMNRSVVDTGGDILSISQFTLFADCKHGNRPSFVSAGKPEHAKAIWEELNQALADQGLTVKTGRFGAHMRVSLTNDGPVTIPLDTDQLMSKR, from the coding sequence CAGCGGGTTAGTGCCGCTAGTGTTGATGTGGTGGATGAGCGCAGCGGCGAGGTGGATAGGAGTTTTGCTGAGCAGAGCATTGGGGCTGGGCTCGTGCTGCTGGTTGGGGTTGCTGACTCGGATGGGGCTCAAGAAGTGGCGTATGCGGCCCGCAAAATCGCTGGTATGCGCATTTTTGAAGATGAGAGCGGCAAGATGAACCGCTCAGTTGTAGATACCGGCGGGGATATTCTCTCGATTTCTCAGTTTACGCTCTTTGCGGATTGCAAGCACGGCAACCGACCCTCTTTTGTGAGCGCAGGCAAACCGGAGCACGCGAAGGCCATCTGGGAGGAGCTCAACCAAGCGCTTGCAGACCAAGGTCTCACGGTGAAAACTGGGCGTTTTGGCGCACACATGCGGGTCTCCCTCACCAATGATGGGCCGGTCACTATCCCCCTCGACACCGACCAACTCATGAGCAAGAGGTAG
- the ftsI gene encoding cell division protein — protein sequence MNRSQLPKRTGGRTGGRANRRKGTRVFNLVTFAQRSVVVAIVLALVAVVALGKLAWIQLFEGQATAEAATKSRTVPHTLQAQRGRIVDANGMVLAQSLERYTIVGSPKAAADFTPVKCTKATSSYCHSIDGKPVGASGPAAVARLLAPVLGVNAMELGAQLTGTGSYVVLKKDVTPQIKRAIDKLHIAGIISAELSNERSYPHGDLMGSLLGGVDTEGNGVAGIEYMENGLLTGTDGYEVYQQGRQGQQIPGTEVKSKQPVNGKDVHLTVDGDVQWYVQKALQEGKDKYHAGWAMAVVQEPQTGKIIALADTENHPAGSAEAKMNPPLVVSQTFEPGSIGKTITLSGMLQEGVHAMTDKFTVPDHLKVDGQEYHDATNHQAEHWTMAGILQNSSNVGMVMAGEQYPDQKRYEYLTKFGIGQPSGLGLQGESRGLLTSPQTWDRRTRNTVLFGQGYATNAIQLTNAVSTIANKGVRNQQSLIAQVDGDGKSTSSSTQPVRVVDEQVAGQVMNGMESVAEKFKNVAAVNGYRVASKTGTAEVAGANGSLTSIVSDWSGIIPADNPRFVITVVMKDPQGTYGGLTAGPIFAQIGEFLMQKYEVPPSAPRTDAIPVEW from the coding sequence TTGAATCGTAGCCAGTTGCCAAAGCGAACCGGTGGCCGCACGGGCGGACGGGCCAACCGGCGCAAGGGCACGAGAGTTTTTAACTTGGTGACCTTCGCCCAGCGTTCGGTGGTGGTTGCTATTGTCTTGGCTCTGGTGGCAGTCGTAGCCTTGGGCAAATTGGCTTGGATTCAGCTGTTTGAAGGACAGGCCACGGCCGAAGCGGCTACCAAGAGTCGGACCGTGCCCCACACCCTCCAGGCTCAGCGGGGGCGGATTGTAGATGCGAATGGCATGGTGTTGGCTCAGAGTTTGGAGCGCTACACAATTGTGGGGTCTCCGAAGGCTGCGGCCGATTTTACGCCAGTCAAGTGCACAAAAGCGACCAGCAGCTACTGCCATTCGATTGATGGTAAGCCGGTTGGTGCCAGCGGTCCAGCTGCAGTGGCCCGACTACTGGCCCCGGTGCTCGGCGTCAACGCTATGGAGTTAGGCGCTCAGCTGACGGGCACTGGCTCATACGTGGTCCTCAAAAAGGATGTGACACCTCAGATCAAGCGCGCAATTGACAAGCTGCATATTGCTGGCATTATATCCGCGGAGTTGAGCAATGAACGCTCCTACCCCCACGGCGACCTGATGGGTTCGCTCCTGGGCGGTGTGGACACAGAGGGTAATGGCGTGGCCGGCATAGAATATATGGAGAACGGCTTGCTGACGGGCACAGATGGTTACGAGGTCTACCAGCAGGGGCGGCAGGGCCAGCAGATACCAGGCACGGAAGTCAAGTCCAAGCAGCCAGTGAACGGCAAAGACGTGCACTTAACGGTTGACGGTGACGTGCAGTGGTACGTGCAGAAGGCTTTGCAGGAAGGCAAGGACAAGTACCACGCGGGCTGGGCTATGGCAGTGGTCCAGGAGCCGCAGACCGGGAAGATTATTGCCCTGGCCGACACCGAAAATCATCCGGCTGGCTCGGCCGAGGCAAAGATGAATCCGCCGCTGGTAGTTTCTCAGACCTTCGAGCCTGGCTCCATTGGTAAAACGATTACGCTCTCGGGCATGCTCCAGGAGGGTGTGCACGCGATGACCGACAAATTCACGGTGCCAGACCATCTCAAGGTTGACGGGCAGGAGTACCACGATGCCACCAACCACCAGGCCGAGCATTGGACGATGGCTGGCATCTTGCAGAACTCGTCCAACGTGGGCATGGTTATGGCGGGGGAGCAGTACCCGGACCAGAAGCGCTACGAATACTTAACGAAGTTTGGTATCGGACAGCCCTCGGGTTTGGGCTTGCAGGGCGAGTCTCGCGGCCTGCTCACCTCCCCGCAGACCTGGGATCGGCGTACCCGCAACACGGTGCTTTTTGGCCAGGGCTACGCTACTAACGCCATACAGCTGACCAACGCGGTCTCCACTATTGCAAATAAGGGCGTGCGTAACCAGCAGAGCCTGATAGCGCAGGTGGATGGCGACGGCAAAAGTACGAGTTCGAGCACCCAGCCGGTCAGGGTGGTTGACGAGCAGGTGGCCGGTCAAGTCATGAATGGCATGGAGTCGGTGGCAGAGAAATTCAAAAATGTGGCTGCGGTCAACGGCTACCGGGTCGCCTCCAAAACTGGTACTGCTGAAGTCGCTGGAGCCAACGGCTCACTGACTTCGATTGTGAGCGATTGGTCGGGCATTATTCCCGCTGACAATCCCCGCTTCGTCATCACGGTGGTCATGAAAGATCCGCAAGGTACATACGGCGGTTTAACGGCCGGTCCAATCTTCGCCCAAATTGGTGAATTCCTTATGCAGAAATACGAGGTGCCGCCCTCTGCGCCGCGTACAGATGCTATCCCTGTTGAATGGTGA
- the murD gene encoding UDP-N-acetylmuramoylalanine--D-glutamate ligase has protein sequence MDFSNKRVLVAGLGISGRSVAKALQGRSLSVTTVDEHASDADLHSFDEIDFHQVDLVMASPAFNPRTPFIEQALKRGIPVVSEVEIAWQLRVPSARTGCPAAWIGVTGTNGKTSTTQMTSAMMTASSYDAPAVGNIGKAVSQAALDPAHDFLCVELSSFQLHFTDSLELECAAITNLAADHLDWHGGFEAYAADKAKIYRGVRKALVYNADDERVAALAQVAQPAVGCRRVGFTLGQPRAGQIGVSEGWIVDSSGVAGGQVGQPERILALNELPGLAEPNGQVYPHLLADALCALALALGAGADRSAACQAMCNFKPGDHRIETVAQLGQGQSAIRFVDDSKATNAHAARASLSSYQPGSVVWIAGGLAKGARFDDLVASQASRLAAAVIIGRDAEPIEEALKSQAAEVPFTRIAPEPADSVMERALEAAGAYVRRGQVVLLAPACASMDQFKSYAERGQLFAQAAQRWVSAHESD, from the coding sequence ATGGATTTTTCAAACAAACGAGTACTGGTTGCCGGCCTCGGTATCTCTGGGCGCAGCGTGGCCAAAGCCTTGCAAGGGCGCTCGCTCAGCGTCACCACCGTGGACGAGCACGCCAGTGATGCCGACCTGCACTCTTTCGACGAGATTGACTTCCATCAGGTAGACCTGGTCATGGCCTCGCCGGCCTTTAACCCCCGCACACCCTTTATTGAGCAGGCCCTCAAGCGGGGCATTCCAGTGGTCAGCGAGGTGGAAATCGCCTGGCAGCTTAGGGTCCCTTCGGCGAGAACAGGTTGCCCAGCAGCTTGGATTGGCGTTACGGGCACTAACGGGAAGACGTCCACCACCCAGATGACGTCGGCCATGATGACGGCCAGCTCTTATGACGCGCCCGCAGTGGGCAACATTGGTAAGGCTGTTTCTCAGGCTGCCCTGGACCCGGCTCACGACTTCCTGTGCGTTGAGCTGAGTTCCTTCCAACTGCACTTCACCGATTCCCTGGAGCTCGAGTGCGCAGCCATCACCAACCTGGCTGCTGATCACCTGGACTGGCACGGGGGTTTTGAGGCTTATGCCGCCGACAAGGCAAAGATTTACCGGGGGGTGCGCAAGGCCCTGGTCTACAATGCTGATGATGAGCGCGTTGCGGCTCTGGCCCAGGTGGCTCAACCTGCTGTTGGCTGCCGACGGGTCGGTTTTACTTTGGGCCAGCCGAGAGCCGGTCAAATTGGGGTGAGCGAAGGCTGGATTGTCGACTCGAGTGGGGTGGCTGGCGGCCAGGTTGGCCAGCCCGAGCGCATACTGGCCCTCAACGAACTGCCCGGACTCGCTGAGCCCAACGGACAGGTTTACCCTCATCTGCTGGCCGATGCCCTGTGCGCTCTCGCCCTAGCTCTTGGTGCGGGTGCTGACCGGAGTGCTGCCTGCCAGGCCATGTGCAACTTTAAACCCGGCGACCACCGCATTGAAACGGTCGCCCAACTAGGGCAGGGTCAGTCAGCTATCCGCTTTGTGGACGACTCTAAAGCTACGAATGCGCATGCCGCTCGTGCTTCGCTCTCCAGCTACCAGCCCGGCTCAGTGGTCTGGATTGCTGGTGGTTTGGCCAAGGGCGCGCGCTTTGACGATCTGGTGGCCAGTCAGGCTTCCCGCTTGGCAGCTGCTGTGATCATCGGTCGGGATGCTGAGCCGATTGAGGAGGCCCTGAAGAGCCAGGCAGCAGAGGTTCCATTTACACGCATTGCCCCTGAACCGGCGGACTCGGTCATGGAGCGAGCCCTCGAAGCTGCTGGAGCGTATGTCCGCAGGGGACAGGTGGTTTTGCTGGCTCCCGCCTGCGCTTCAATGGACCAGTTCAAGTCGTATGCCGAGCGTGGGCAGCTTTTTGCGCAGGCGGCTCAGCGGTGGGTGAGTGCTCATGAATCTGACTGA
- the mraY gene encoding phospho-N-acetylmuramoyl-pentapeptide-transferase: protein MISLIIGIVVSLVVTFGGTPLLVQLLHRRHYGQYIRQDGPKSHQVKRGTPTMGGLIINLAIVLGWAASALYRFLARGDRPSLSALLVLFAMLSMGLLGFIDDFIKVRKKQNLGLSVAGKFIGQFVLATIYAVLSLVLPTKTGFPSAQAGISFVEHPIISFTFAGKAVAIILFVLWVNLLMTAWSNAVNLTDGLDGLASGSSMIAFTGYALIAFWEAYHLKGAGHAGYFYAVSDPLDLTIIASCAAVACFGFLWYNTNPASIFMGDTGSLALGGLFAALSIATHTELLAVILGGLFVMEAASDVIQVGFFKLTHKRVFKMAPIHHHFELLGWQESKVVVRFWMIELIFVLMALVLFYVDWLAGSGFPL from the coding sequence GTGATTTCCCTCATCATAGGCATAGTGGTTTCGCTGGTCGTAACCTTCGGCGGGACACCCCTGCTCGTGCAGCTGCTGCACCGCCGCCACTACGGACAGTACATCCGTCAAGACGGCCCGAAGTCCCACCAGGTTAAGCGCGGCACGCCCACTATGGGCGGCCTGATTATCAATCTCGCTATCGTACTCGGATGGGCAGCTTCTGCCCTCTACCGCTTCCTGGCGCGCGGGGATCGGCCCTCGCTCTCGGCTCTGTTGGTGCTTTTTGCCATGCTCTCTATGGGTCTGCTCGGCTTTATTGACGACTTTATCAAGGTGCGCAAAAAGCAGAATCTGGGCCTGTCGGTGGCCGGTAAGTTCATCGGACAATTTGTGCTCGCCACGATTTACGCCGTGCTTTCGCTCGTTCTGCCCACTAAGACTGGCTTCCCTAGTGCTCAGGCTGGTATTTCCTTTGTTGAGCATCCGATTATCTCCTTTACCTTCGCTGGTAAAGCGGTGGCCATTATCCTCTTCGTTTTGTGGGTCAACCTGCTGATGACGGCCTGGAGCAACGCCGTCAACCTGACCGATGGCCTGGATGGTTTGGCATCGGGCTCTTCCATGATTGCTTTTACTGGTTACGCTCTGATCGCCTTCTGGGAGGCCTACCATTTGAAAGGCGCTGGGCACGCTGGCTACTTCTATGCCGTCTCCGATCCGCTCGACCTGACGATTATTGCCTCTTGCGCGGCTGTGGCCTGCTTCGGCTTCCTGTGGTACAACACGAATCCTGCTTCGATTTTTATGGGTGACACGGGTTCTCTGGCCCTGGGCGGGCTCTTTGCGGCCCTGTCCATCGCCACCCACACCGAGCTTCTGGCCGTTATCTTGGGAGGTCTGTTCGTGATGGAGGCCGCTTCGGATGTGATTCAGGTTGGCTTCTTTAAACTCACCCACAAGCGCGTGTTCAAAATGGCGCCTATTCACCATCATTTTGAACTGTTGGGTTGGCAGGAGTCTAAAGTTGTGGTGCGCTTTTGGATGATTGAGCTTATATTCGTGCTCATGGCTCTTGTCTTGTTCTACGTAGACTGGCTGGCTGGTTCAGGTTTTCCCCTATAA
- the fstW gene encoding cell division protein FtsW yields the protein MLMNLTDRWLRRRSQVASTGRTARSASSGEVGSRERQEPQVERSTGAADRAPRSRRTVSYQGIRALLNPLWCYYGFITAVVSLTVFGLMMVFSSSAVDMVAQGNSPWSQAIKQSLFCLIGFVVAFVAMRLPARFYRRISTVFLCFGLFMQMLTFSPLGHSAGGNSGWIFIGSISLQPAEILKLALSIWLPGVLLDAADAQTRGEGLKAYIKPALGFLAAFGLIILGKDLGTDLIVVFIGMVAFFISGFPLKWFIGAAVLGLAGIVGFFVVGSGNRMQRIMAAYGDCSGDASQDVCYQSIHGIYAMGSGGLTGVGLGNSREKWNYLPEAHNDFIFAVIGEEMGFIGAALVIIAFVVVGWCMLRIALTTPDNYARIALICLAAWIVGQALINICVVLGLLPVIGLPLPFVSAGGTALVLCLTAAGVAVQMMRTHPDIQAAVSGD from the coding sequence GTGCTCATGAATCTGACTGACCGCTGGCTGCGGCGCAGGTCCCAAGTCGCCAGCACCGGTCGCACAGCCCGTTCCGCCAGCAGCGGGGAAGTAGGCAGCCGGGAGCGGCAGGAGCCACAAGTTGAGCGATCTACCGGTGCTGCGGACCGCGCCCCGCGCAGCCGTAGGACCGTATCCTACCAGGGTATTCGAGCCCTCTTAAACCCGCTCTGGTGCTACTACGGGTTCATCACAGCGGTGGTGTCGCTGACCGTATTTGGTCTGATGATGGTTTTTTCCAGCTCGGCGGTCGACATGGTCGCCCAAGGCAATTCGCCCTGGAGTCAGGCCATCAAACAGAGTTTGTTCTGCTTGATAGGCTTCGTGGTTGCCTTCGTTGCCATGCGTCTGCCTGCACGTTTTTACCGGCGTATCAGCACGGTCTTCCTGTGCTTTGGCCTGTTTATGCAGATGCTCACGTTCTCACCTTTGGGTCATTCCGCTGGCGGTAATTCAGGCTGGATTTTCATTGGCAGCATCTCCCTGCAGCCTGCCGAGATTCTCAAGCTGGCCCTGTCTATCTGGCTGCCTGGTGTGCTCCTGGACGCGGCGGATGCTCAGACCAGAGGTGAAGGGCTTAAAGCCTATATCAAGCCGGCCCTGGGCTTTCTTGCGGCCTTCGGGCTCATTATTCTGGGCAAGGATTTGGGCACTGACCTGATTGTTGTGTTCATCGGCATGGTGGCTTTCTTTATCAGTGGCTTCCCCCTGAAGTGGTTTATCGGCGCTGCCGTCTTGGGCCTTGCTGGCATTGTAGGCTTCTTTGTGGTGGGTTCCGGCAACCGTATGCAGCGGATTATGGCTGCCTACGGGGACTGCTCGGGTGACGCCTCGCAAGACGTGTGCTACCAGTCTATTCACGGCATATACGCTATGGGTTCCGGCGGTTTGACAGGCGTGGGATTGGGTAATTCGCGCGAGAAATGGAACTACCTGCCCGAGGCTCACAACGACTTCATCTTCGCCGTTATCGGTGAGGAGATGGGGTTCATTGGCGCTGCTCTGGTGATTATCGCTTTCGTAGTGGTGGGCTGGTGTATGCTGCGTATCGCTTTGACTACTCCCGACAACTATGCGCGCATCGCCCTCATCTGCCTGGCCGCATGGATTGTGGGGCAGGCGCTTATCAACATTTGTGTAGTGCTGGGTCTGCTGCCGGTGATTGGCCTGCCACTGCCGTTCGTGTCGGCTGGAGGTACGGCCCTGGTCTTGTGTCTGACGGCCGCGGGAGTGGCGGTGCAGATGATGCGCACCCACCCCGATATTCAGGCGGCTGTATCGGGCGACTGA
- the murC gene encoding UDP-N-acetylmuramate--L-alanine ligase, with translation MPALHHSPTPAASPAQLPALDPTVQAFTDPGQRLDSLGHTHFIGIGGAGMSVLAQMLKQAGLDVSGSDQQASAKTAELESMGIPVAIGQAADHVRGAQTVVWSSAIKSHNPEILAARAQGSTLVHRSDILALLLASHVGVTVAGAHGKTTTSALLAHILRLAGRGETADPSYAIGGSIQSLQGPQDGGHLGSGRVLVAEADESDGSFEKYHPSIAVITNVEPDHLDHYGSPQAFQEAFAQHARHAQGSVIISGDDQGSRQLLTDLRGKCQAEIVVYTTASEKEVGQEGWDTWAQVVRIMAEQESQGSGQEQFTLKFPQGLSRRFGLLAQDGALPVQLAIPGLHNARNAAAAMIAACGLGLEPAAAAQAAASFLGAARRFEVKGSVHGVSLVDDYAHHPTEIAALLAAARRRYPQAQLRVLFQPHLFSRTQIFAREFASALAAADDVIVTGVFPARELQSDFPDIGPQTIVQAFQELDNGQDSGRMERSAGRFEAVSDMNRAARRLAERAQAGDVLLTVGAGDITRMGPVILQALAEGSSGAQEVGEVAGNERL, from the coding sequence GTGCCTGCATTACATCATTCACCTACTCCCGCTGCCAGCCCAGCCCAGTTGCCCGCCCTCGACCCGACGGTGCAGGCCTTTACTGACCCTGGCCAGCGTTTGGATTCCTTGGGGCACACGCACTTTATCGGCATTGGCGGAGCTGGCATGTCTGTGCTGGCGCAGATGCTCAAGCAGGCGGGTTTGGATGTGAGCGGTTCCGACCAGCAGGCGTCGGCGAAAACGGCTGAGCTGGAGAGCATGGGCATTCCCGTGGCCATCGGCCAGGCAGCTGACCATGTTCGTGGGGCCCAAACCGTCGTGTGGTCATCCGCCATCAAGTCCCACAATCCAGAGATTCTGGCAGCTCGCGCACAAGGTTCCACCCTGGTGCATCGCTCGGATATTCTCGCCCTGCTGTTGGCCTCTCACGTTGGCGTTACCGTGGCTGGGGCTCACGGCAAGACCACCACCAGCGCTTTGCTTGCCCACATCTTGCGCCTAGCTGGTAGGGGGGAGACGGCCGACCCTTCCTATGCCATTGGCGGCTCGATTCAATCCTTGCAGGGTCCGCAGGACGGCGGGCACTTGGGCAGCGGCAGGGTGCTGGTGGCTGAGGCGGACGAGTCCGACGGTTCCTTTGAAAAATACCATCCGAGCATCGCGGTCATTACGAATGTGGAGCCTGACCACTTGGACCACTACGGCAGCCCGCAGGCCTTCCAAGAGGCCTTCGCCCAGCACGCCCGCCATGCCCAGGGCAGTGTGATCATCAGCGGCGACGACCAGGGCTCGCGTCAGCTCCTGACTGATTTGCGCGGTAAGTGCCAGGCTGAAATTGTGGTCTACACCACGGCCAGCGAGAAGGAAGTAGGCCAGGAAGGCTGGGATACTTGGGCTCAGGTGGTCCGCATTATGGCAGAGCAGGAGAGCCAGGGGAGCGGGCAGGAGCAGTTTACACTCAAATTCCCCCAGGGCCTGAGTCGGCGCTTTGGCTTACTCGCGCAAGACGGTGCCCTGCCCGTACAGCTGGCCATACCGGGCTTGCACAATGCCCGCAACGCTGCGGCGGCGATGATTGCCGCCTGCGGCCTGGGCCTTGAGCCAGCTGCTGCGGCCCAAGCAGCGGCTTCCTTCCTGGGTGCGGCCCGTCGCTTCGAAGTCAAGGGGAGCGTGCACGGGGTCAGCCTGGTGGACGACTATGCCCACCATCCCACCGAGATTGCGGCCCTGCTGGCTGCCGCTCGCAGACGCTATCCGCAGGCCCAGCTGCGGGTGCTCTTCCAACCTCACTTGTTCTCTCGCACGCAGATTTTTGCCCGAGAATTCGCCAGTGCGCTCGCGGCTGCAGACGACGTGATCGTGACTGGCGTTTTCCCAGCCCGCGAGTTGCAGAGCGACTTTCCTGATATCGGGCCGCAGACCATCGTCCAAGCCTTCCAAGAACTTGACAATGGTCAGGATAGTGGCAGGATGGAGCGTTCTGCCGGTCGCTTCGAGGCCGTCAGCGACATGAACCGCGCTGCCCGCCGCTTGGCTGAGCGGGCTCAGGCTGGCGATGTGCTCTTGACTGTGGGCGCAGGCGACATTACTCGCATGGGGCCGGTCATCTTGCAGGCGCTGGCTGAGGGCAGCTCAGGCGCGCAGGAAGTCGGCGAGGTTGCTGGGAACGAGCGCTTATGA
- the murG gene encoding UDP-N-acetylglucosamine--N-acetylmuramyl-(pentapeptide) pyrophosphoryl-undecaprenol N-acetylglucosamine transferase → MNASTVPVRVVLAGGGTAGHVNPLLSVAAALRAQEPQAQISVIGTAVGLEAQLVPQAGFELDTIEKLPFPRKPNMNALRFPARWRQQVRRVEQILQTRQADVVVGFGGYASAPAYQAAHRLGLPLAVHEQNARAGMANKLGARWASYVGTAYDNTGLKVRSGARLERVGLPLRPAIASLCQQFAASRFKARQEAAQLLGLDPARPVVVVTGGSLGAASLNRAVAGAASSLLAGAQVVHLTGRGKDQAVCSQVTQALGARALNDLNPAHAGLGNYHVSAYLERIDRAFACADLIVCRSGAGTVSELTALGLPAVYVPLPIGNGEQRFNAQPVVEAGGGLMVADQDLTAEWVSEHVPSLLADSSRLQTMGRAAWNFGIRDAAEVMAERVLGLVGERR, encoded by the coding sequence ATGAATGCTTCGACAGTTCCAGTCCGCGTAGTCCTGGCAGGCGGGGGCACGGCTGGTCACGTCAATCCCCTCCTCTCCGTGGCTGCGGCCCTCAGAGCGCAGGAGCCACAGGCGCAGATTTCCGTTATTGGTACTGCAGTCGGCCTGGAAGCTCAGCTGGTGCCGCAGGCGGGATTCGAGCTCGATACCATCGAGAAGCTGCCCTTCCCGCGCAAGCCCAACATGAATGCCCTGCGCTTTCCTGCCCGCTGGCGGCAGCAGGTGCGGCGGGTTGAACAAATTCTTCAGACTCGCCAGGCGGATGTAGTCGTGGGGTTCGGCGGGTATGCTTCGGCTCCGGCCTACCAGGCTGCTCACCGTCTGGGCCTGCCCCTAGCTGTGCACGAGCAAAATGCGCGCGCTGGTATGGCTAATAAGTTGGGTGCGCGATGGGCCAGCTACGTAGGAACTGCTTACGACAATACGGGCCTGAAGGTCCGGTCTGGCGCTCGCTTGGAGCGTGTGGGGTTGCCCTTGCGGCCAGCTATCGCCAGCTTGTGTCAACAGTTTGCCGCCTCCCGTTTCAAGGCCCGTCAGGAGGCGGCCCAGCTCTTGGGATTAGACCCTGCTAGGCCGGTGGTGGTAGTCACCGGCGGATCCTTGGGGGCAGCCAGCCTCAACCGCGCTGTAGCAGGTGCAGCGTCGAGTCTGCTTGCCGGGGCGCAAGTGGTGCATTTGACAGGCAGGGGCAAGGACCAGGCGGTGTGCTCCCAAGTGACTCAGGCTCTGGGTGCGCGGGCCCTGAACGATCTCAACCCGGCACATGCTGGCCTGGGCAACTACCATGTCAGTGCCTACCTGGAGCGTATCGACCGAGCATTTGCCTGTGCTGACCTGATTGTTTGCCGCTCGGGTGCCGGCACAGTCAGTGAGCTGACGGCTCTTGGATTGCCAGCCGTCTATGTGCCCCTGCCGATCGGCAACGGTGAGCAGCGTTTCAACGCGCAACCGGTGGTGGAGGCAGGAGGCGGCTTAATGGTAGCCGACCAGGACCTCACTGCTGAGTGGGTGAGCGAGCATGTGCCCTCCCTCTTGGCCGACAGCAGCAGACTGCAGACTATGGGCCGTGCTGCCTGGAATTTTGGTATCCGTGACGCAGCCGAGGTCATGGCTGAACGAGTGCTTGGCCTGGTTGGCGAGCGCCGCTGA